The genome window GTTGTGTAAATTTATTTGTTATTTTTTTTTATATAACTTACATAAGTTGCTATATTCAATATCTATCTTTTTTTTAAGACCTTTAGGACCTATTTTAGTTAATTCACTAGCTGTATAATAATTTATTAAGGCATTTAAAATTTTATTTCTAGCAGATTTTTCATCTAATTTAGAAATTATTTTTATATCTGAAAATGAAATAAATATTTTTTTTTCTTTAATTTTTAAATTTTTTAATAATTTTTTTTGACCAGATAAATATTGATTTATTGTTGATTGTGAAATATGAAATAGCATAAAAAAACTTGGTGTCAAAAATATTTTTTTAGGTATGTAATTACTAGTTGATTGAGTCTTTTTTTTCTTGCATTTTACAAAACCCATTGGTTCTAAAAATTCACTAATTAATCGTGAGGCGCGAGTAATAGATTTATTACCAGAATCAGAAAAAGTTGAAAGTCCACATTCATCTGCTAGTTTTTCGATAGACGCTTCAACTAAATTAGAATCAATATTACAATAGTATAACATCGCTAGAACTATAGCTCTCATAGCACATGCTCGATGCTCGTTTAATCTTCTAAATCGAGGTAAAATATTGCCAGTTTTAGGATCTATTGCTAATAAAGTATAATTTAGTCTACTTCTTGCAACATCTATTTCTGATGCTTTTTTCATTGCATAACAAATAAAATTAGATCTTTTTTTCTCATTTTTAGGAGGATTAAAAACTGGTTTTGGATTACATATATAATTTTTTCTAGGCACTAATATAATACGCTTGATGTAAGTAAAATATTTTTGTTAAATATAAATAAATTAAAATTGTTTTTTAAAAAATAGTATTTAAAATAAATTTTTTTTATATTAAAAAAATGCAATATATAAAATATAACATGAATTTGGTATTCTTTCAAATAACTTTAACCACTTCATTTTAAAACGTTATTAATGAATAATGTGTTTCTTTTTACTCATTTTATCAATATAAGCCATACCAAAAGCAGATAGAACAAACGTTAAATGAATAATAACGCATAACATAATTTTATTATCTAAAATTCGCTCTGCTTCCATAAAAAGACGTAAAAGATGTACAGAAGATATAGCAACAATAGAAGAAGCAACTTTATTTTTAATTGAATTAACATCCATAGTCCCCATCCAACCTAACCTTTTTTCGTTATCTTGAATATCCATTTTAGAAATAAAATTTTCATAACCTGAAAACATAACCATAACTAATAGACCACCTACTAAAGCAATATCAATCAATGATAAAACAACTAATACAAGACCAGATTCTGACATTGCTAAAATATCCGGAATAATAAATATTATTTGTTGAAAAAATTTTAATGTTAATAATATAAATCCAAATGACAAACCTACATATACCGGAAACATTAACCAACGAGAAGCATATATAGACCTTTCAATAATTTTTTCCATTTTATTCCTACTTTTTTTTTAATAAATATAAAATGTTATTTCAATGACATTGATTATATTTCAAAAATAAAAATTTTTACATAACTAAAAATAAATATTTGAAAATATTTATTTTTAGCAAGTTATGTTGAAAATTATTAAAATATATGTTAAATATATCTATACGTAAAAAAAATATTAAAAAAACTAAATTTAATATTTTAAAAATATTATTAAATTATTATTTACATAAAAAATTTTAGTACAAAAAAAATTAAATTGTTTGAATCTTACTATCACAAACTATACATTCACATTTTTTAAGTATTCCTATATGCCATCTAGAGAAAATTACGTATATAATCGAAATCCAGTTTTTACAGCACCTAAAAACAATAAAAAAAGACCGTCCTTTATCTGTCATGCAATGAAAAAAGCATCAGAAATAGATGTTGCACGATGTGAATTAAACTATGTTATTCAACCAAAAAACATTAAAACTGGACTACCCTTAAAAAGATTTAGAAGATTAAACGAGCATCGAGCATGTGCTATGAGGGCAATGGTCTTAGCTATGCTTTATCATTTTAATATTTCTTCCGAATTAGTACAAGCTTCAGTAGAACAACTATCCGACGAATGTGGTTTGTCTACATTATCTAAAGTCGGTAATAAATCTATTACCCGGGCTTCTAGACTCATTACTAATTTTATGGAACCAATGGGTTTCGTAACTTGCAAAAAAATATGGGATAGAGTATTAGGCAACTATATGCCAAAAATGATTACACTTACGCCATTATTTTTTATGCTATTAGGTATTTCTGAAAAACAATTAATAAATGCTAAAAAACAACAATTAGGATGGATTAATAAAAATCTTATCATCAAGGGATTGAAACCTATAACGGTAATAGAAGCAAAAAGACGAGCTAAAGATATTCAAATTAGAAATCTTTTTAAATACAGGATTTCTAAACATAATTTTTATAAAAAAAGAAAAAATGCACAACGATTAATAGCTCTAGATGAAAAAGAAGCAAGACAAAAA of Buchnera aphidicola (Rhopalosiphum padi) contains these proteins:
- the repA gene encoding plasmid replication initiator RepA, translating into MPRKNYICNPKPVFNPPKNEKKRSNFICYAMKKASEIDVARSRLNYTLLAIDPKTGNILPRFRRLNEHRACAMRAIVLAMLYYCNIDSNLVEASIEKLADECGLSTFSDSGNKSITRASRLISEFLEPMGFVKCKKKKTQSTSNYIPKKIFLTPSFFMLFHISQSTINQYLSGQKKLLKNLKIKEKKIFISFSDIKIISKLDEKSARNKILNALINYYTASELTKIGPKGLKKKIDIEYSNLCKLYKKK
- a CDS encoding TIGR00645 family protein, producing MEKIIERSIYASRWLMFPVYVGLSFGFILLTLKFFQQIIFIIPDILAMSESGLVLVVLSLIDIALVGGLLVMVMFSGYENFISKMDIQDNEKRLGWMGTMDVNSIKNKVASSIVAISSVHLLRLFMEAERILDNKIMLCVIIHLTFVLSAFGMAYIDKMSKKKHIIH
- the repA gene encoding plasmid replication initiator RepA → MPSRENYVYNRNPVFTAPKNNKKRPSFICHAMKKASEIDVARCELNYVIQPKNIKTGLPLKRFRRLNEHRACAMRAMVLAMLYHFNISSELVQASVEQLSDECGLSTLSKVGNKSITRASRLITNFMEPMGFVTCKKIWDRVLGNYMPKMITLTPLFFMLLGISEKQLINAKKQQLGWINKNLIIKGLKPITVIEAKRRAKDIQIRNLFKYRISKHNFYKKRKNAQRLIALDEKEARQKILRALVAKYSISELTTLGPSGLKKQVNISYHYLRKIATNTYQDN